A window of Rhododendron vialii isolate Sample 1 chromosome 11a, ASM3025357v1 contains these coding sequences:
- the LOC131307809 gene encoding adenine nucleotide transporter BT1, chloroplastic/mitochondrial-like: MAPSQLFLQQLDLNSLEELTSYRFIRDCTTLARIAWFFQLVGVPEVVGAGEVKDIEEEGILMKKKKGGLRLKIKVGNPLLTRLISGAIASAVSMTSVTLLETMMTHLMGQSCGHSSTEVFQDIMKNDGWTGLFGDNLVNVVHVAPSKAIDV, from the exons ATGGCGCCCTCCCAGCTGTTTCTTCAGCAACTCGATCTAAACTCTTTAGAAGAGCTTACTTCGTACCGATTTATCCGCGACTGCACAACTCTGGCTCGAATCG CCTGGTTTTTTCAGCTTGTTGGGGTTCCAGAAGTGGTGGGAGCTGGTGAAGTGAAGGACATAGAGGAGGAGGGGATtttgatgaagaagaaaaagggtgGTCTTAGATTGAAAATTAAGGTTGGGAATCCATTGCTAACGAGGTTGATCAGCGGGGCAATTGCGAGTGCGGTATCGATGACATCAGTTACTCTGTTGGAGACGATGATGACGCATTTGATGGGGCAATC TTGTGGACACTCGTCAACGGAAGTGTTTCAGGACATCATGAAGAATGACGGATGGACAGGGTTGTTTGGGGATAATTTGGTGAATGTTGTACATGTTGCGCCGAGTAAGGCAATAGATGTATAG